Proteins encoded within one genomic window of Panicum virgatum strain AP13 chromosome 1N, P.virgatum_v5, whole genome shotgun sequence:
- the LOC120656435 gene encoding uncharacterized protein LOC120656435 isoform X3, with product MKPTTSAAAAAAVTADDPSPSPSDSTSATFTVNRRGDASASCRWTLPDFPRTRARTFYSRYFEVGGFDCRLLLYPRGDSQALPGYFSLYLQVLDPKTPVSSSSSTTTTTSSKWDCFLSYRLSVVHPTDPAKSLGRDSWHRFSSKKRSHGWCDFAPSSAAAFLFQPHDALVIAADISVLSETASFADSDGRFTWKVLNFGIFRDMIRTQKIMSPAFFPAAASASGSDCGLRISIYQSNVSGADHLSVCLESKEPAVQVASGSSASALPPSGAGSGVPDGDRGCWCLFRISILNQRSGGSHIHKDSYGRFGADNASLGWCDYIKMDEFLAADSGYLVDGAVVFSASVHVIKESNSFTRSLPMVLGIGGAGGGRAGARKSDGHFGKFVWRIENFTRLKELLKKRKITGLCIKSRRFQVGNRDCRLIVYPRGQSQPPCHLSVFLEVTDPQNTTSEWSCFVSHRLSVINQKVEEKSIMKESQNRYSKSAKDWGWCEFVTLTSLFDQDAGFLVQDTVVFSAEVLILKETATMQELIDEDSEICCSTSGCQIEASPKRPSFTWKVENFLSFKEIMESRKIFSNFFQAGGCELRIGVYESFDTICIYLESDQSSVYDPDKNFWVHYKMAIVNQKDSAKTVCKESSICTKTWNNSVLQFMKISDMLDTDAGFLVRDTVIFTCEIIDCCPWFDFSDLEVWASDDDQDELTTDPDELVDSEDSEDMSGDEEDMFRNLLSRAGFSLTYGDNYTQPQVTLREKILTDASAIAGFLTGLRVYLDNPAKVKRMLLPTKVSTKSGGKKDASKCDSSSTSLISLLMGVSALKQAIIDLLLDIMVECCQPSEESGSSASTKPSPDSNGASSPPELNVEGELTICACSNVYAITEPNSDGIRDSPSMQDAALATKEVAANNLEHFCFPPETSATDLPADEGPEQASRSKWPEQSEELLGLIVNSLRALDSEVPHGCPEPRRRPQAVQKIALVLEKAPKQLQQDLITLVPKLVDGSEHSLAACALLDHLQKSDAEPSLRLPVFGALSELEFESDIWKQASVHALELLSDSNDEPLVTAITYVLKAASNC from the exons ATGAAGCCCAccacttccgccgccgccgccgcggcggtcaCCGCCGATGACCCTTCCCCTTCGCCGTCCGACTCCACGTCGGCGACTTTCACCGTCAACCGCCGCGGGGACGCCTCCGCCTCCTGCCGGTGGACCCTCCCGGACTTTCCCCGCACCCGCGCCCGTACCTTCTACAGCCGCTACTTCGAGGTCGGCGGCTTCGactgccgcctcctcctctacCCGCGCGGCGACTCGCAGGCGCTGCCGGGGTACTTCTCCCTCTACCTCCAGGTCCTCGACCCCAAAACCCCggtgtcgtcgtcgtcctccaccACGACCACCACCTCCTCAAAATGGGACTGTTTCCTCAGCTATCGCCTCTCCGTCGTCCATCCGACCGATCCCGCCAAGTCGTTGGGGCGCGATTCATGGCACCGATTCTCCTCCAAGAAGCGCTCCCACGGCTGGTGCGACTTTGCGccctcctcggccgccgccttcctcttccagccccACGACGCGCTCGTCATTGCCGCCGACATATCGGTCCTCTCCGAGACGGCCTCCTTTGCCGATTCTGACGGCCGCTTCACCTGGAAGGTACTCAATTTCGGCATCTTCCGGGATATGATCCGCACGCAGAAGATCATGAGCCCAGCATTCTTCCCTGCTGCTGCCTCTGCCAGCGGGAGTGACTGCGGGCTCCGGATTAGTATCTACCAGAGCAATGTCTCTGGTGCAGACCATTTGTCAGTTTGTCTGGAAAGCAAGGAGCCTGCTGTTCAGGTTGCATCTGGGTCATCGGCATCGGCTTTGCCACCAAGCGGTGCAGGGAGTGGTGTGCCAGATGGTGATCGTGGCTGCTGGTGTCTTTTCCGCATTTCGATCCTTAATCAGAGGTCTGGTGGGAGCCATATCCACAAGGACTCGTATGGTCGGTTTGGGGCGGACAATGCCAGCCTTGGGTGGTGCGATTACATCAAAATGGATGAGTTTCTGGCTGCTGATAGCGGATACCTTGTTGATGGAGCTGTGGTGTTCAGTGCCTCAGTGCATGTGATAAAGGAGTCAAACTCATTCACTCGTAGCTTGCCCATGGTTCTGGGAATAGGTGGCGCTGGTGGTGGGCGTGCTGGAGCAAGGAAGTCAGATGGACACTTTGGGAAGTTTGTGTGGAGAATTGAGAACTTCACAAGACTCAAGGAGCTTCTCAAGAAGCGCAAGATCACAGGTCTATGTATCAAAAGCAGACGGTTCCAAGTCGGGAATCGAGATTGCCGTCTTATTGTTTATCCACGGG GGCAGTCTCAACCACCATGCCACCTATCAGTATTTCTGGAAGTGACCGATCCCCAAAATACAACTAGTGAGTGGAGCTGCTTTGTGAGCCATCGTCTCTCTGTCATCAACCAGAAAGTGGAGGAGAAGTCGATCATGAAAGAGTCTCAGAATCGTTACTCTAAGTCAGCGAAGGATTGGGGCTGGTGTGAATTTGTGACATTAACAAGCCTCTTTGATCAGGATGCAGGTTTTCTTGTACAGGATACCGTTGTGTTTTCAGCAGAGGTTCTCATTCTGAAGGAGACAGCAACTATGCAAGAGCTAATCGATGAAGATTCTGAAATATGCTGTTCAACTTCTGGATGTCAGATTGAAGCTTCACCAAAGCGTCCATCATTTACATGGAAAGTGGAAAATTTCTTGTCCTTTAAGGAGATTATGGAGTCCAGAAAGATATTTAGTAATTTTTTTCAGGCTGGGGGTTGTGAGCTGCGGATAG GTGTATATGAGTCGTTTGATACGATATGCATATACTTGGAGAGTGATCAGTCGTCTGTGTATGATCCTGATAAGAACTTCTGGGTGCACTATAAGATGGCTATAGTTAATCAGAAGGATTCTGCAAAAACTGTGTGCAAGGAATCTTCAATCTGCACGAAAACATGGAACAATTCAGTTCTCCAGTTTATGAAGATTTCAGACATGCTTGATACTGATGCTGGTTTTCTTGTTCGGGACACTGTTATCTTTACTTGTGAAATCATAGACTGCTGCCCATGGTTTGATTTCTCTGATCTTGAG GTTTGGGCTTCAGATGATGACCAGGATGAACTGACGACAGATCCTGATGAACTTGTTGATTCTGAAGATAGCGAAGATATGAGTGGCGATGAGGAAGATATGTTCCGGAACCTCCTCTCAAGAGCTGGATTTTCTCTTACATATGGAGATAATTATACTCAACCACAAGTTACTTTAAGAGAGAAAATTCTAACAGATGCTAGTGCGATTGCTGGGTTCCTAACTGGCCTGCGTGTTTATCTGGATAACCCAGCAAAAGTTAAGCGTATGCTTCTTCCGACCAAAGTATCCACCaagagtggtggaaagaaagatgCTTCAAAGTGTGATTCAAGCTCCACAAGTCTCATTAGTCTGCTGATGGGGGTTAGTGCCTTGAAGCAGGCTATCATAGATTTGCTTCTAGATATAATGGTTGAGTGTTGCCAGCCTTCAGAAGAAAGTGGTTCCTCAGCAAGCACAAAACCTTCTCCTGATTCAAATGGGGCCAGCTCTCCACCAGAGCTTAATGTTGAAGGTGAACTAACAATATGTGCATGCAGTAATGTTTATGCGATCACGGAACCTAATAGTGATGGTATTCGAGATAGTCCTTCAATGCAAGATGCAGCTTTGGCCACAAAGGAGGTTGCTGCAAATAATCTAGAACATTTCTGTTTTCCTCCGGAAACATCCGCTACTGATTTGCCAGCAGATGAAGGCCCTGAACAGGCTTCCAGG TCAAAATGGCCAGAGCAATCAGAGGAACTGTTAGGGTTGATTGTTAATTCATTGAGGGCATTGGACAGCGAGGTTCCACATGGATGCCCTGAACCACGGAGGCGCCCTCAAGCTGTCCAGAAGATTGCACTTGTCCTAGAGAAAGCTCCAAAACAGCTCCAGCAAGATTTGATTACCCTTGTACCAAAGTTAGTGGATGGTTCAGAACACTCGCTTGCAGCTTGTGCACTGTTGGATCATCTTCAAAAGTCGGACGCAGAGCCTTCATTGAGATTACCA GTTTTTGGTGCCCTTTCGGAGTTAGAATTTGAAAGTGATATCTGGAAACAAGCATCGGTTCATGCACTTGAATTGTTGTCTGACTCAAATGATGAGCCTCTTGTAACTGCCATTACTTATGTTCTTAAGGCGGCATCAAATT GTTAG
- the LOC120656437 gene encoding trafficking protein particle complex subunit 2-like, translating to MASTACFVIVSKNDIPIYEAEVGSAPKKEDLAYQHQFILHAALDVVQDLAWTTNAMFLRSVDRFNDLVVSVYVTAGHTRFMLLHDSRSDDGIKSFFQEVHDLYIKIFLNPLYLPGSRITSSHFDTKVRALARKYL from the exons ATGGCAAGCACGGCATGCTTTGTGATCGTGAGTAAGAATGACATCCCAATCTATGAGGCTGAAGTTGGATCTGCTCCAAAA AAAGAAGATTTAGCTTATCAGCATCAGTTCATTTTGCATGCTGCATTGGATGTTGTTCAGGACCTTGCATGGACTACCAATGCAAT GTTTCTGAGGTCGGTTGATAGATTCAATGACCTTGTTGTGTCTGTTTATGTAACTGCTGGTC ATACTAGATTTATGTTGCTTCATGACTCGCGGAGTGATGATGGAATAAAAAGTTTCTTTCAGGAGGTTCATGACCTCTACATCAAG ATATTCCTCAATCCACTCTACTTGCCCGGTTCTCGGATAACATCCTCCCATTTTGATACCAAGGTCAGGGCTCTTGCAAGGAAATACCTGTAG